A single Opisthocomus hoazin isolate bOpiHoa1 chromosome 1, bOpiHoa1.hap1, whole genome shotgun sequence DNA region contains:
- the P3H3 gene encoding prolyl 3-hydroxylase 3 isoform X2 — translation MASLRCLCLLLAAAAATSPGRLVPYDLLYADGVRAYFARDWGRAAELLQRALQSYAGLRAALRACRSACRREAAFLGPPGAGRWESALFGRVLQRADCLRHCLGLRLGAAPSAHRASLAVRRDFERREPYNYLQVAFFQLKKLDQAVSAAHTFFVANPQHLQMREDIEKYRRMSGVKSDSFRDLEATPHWEAYEAGVQHYNADEYPQAVSRLEESLAEALSALEECRALCEGPREEEEEEEEEMQAGLYEAIAAHYIQVLKCRQQCVLEIATKPGRISATEDFIPSHLDFLQFAYDQAGNQALAAECAASYLLFYPTDEPMLEKMKQYRRELGEDTAVTARESIQHYMQRSLMEKKLIYYAVEHLGETFNDPDLWTPDELIPENLKEKYREDQEKQKQETLDVEEKEKRGPLPFEGIAVTMDSQRMNGTQRVVFDRVLTESECKDLLRLTKAAAEAGDGYRARRSPHTPHERFEGLTVLKAMQLAQNGDVDWRDARLLLRASEKSRKIIESYFTPGKKLHFSFTHLVCRTAVDEEQEGRMDLSHPVHADNCLLDPEGQECWREPPAYVYRDYSGILYLNDDFQGGSLFFTEMDTVTVTAEVRPKCGRLVAFSSGKENPHGVWAVSRGRRCAIALWYTHSQEHAEQERVKAEELMEQRAVEQERPNGEEHQGSDHSGRSSSEPPIPTSGARPTSRSRKPGSDRTQHPKGLRARDEF, via the exons ATGGCCTCCCTGCgctgcctctgcctgctcctcgccgcggccgccgccacgTCGCCGGGCCGCCTGGTCCCCTACGACCTGCTGTACGCGGACGGGGTGCGGGCGTACTTCGCGCGGGACTGGGGGCGGGCGGCCGAGCTGCTGCAGCGCGCCCTGCAGAGCtacgcggggctgcgggcggctctCCGCGCCTGCCGCTCCGCCTGCCGCCGGGAGGCCGCCTTCCtcggcccgccgggggccgggcgctgggagTCCGCGCTCTTCGGCCGGGTGCTGCAGCGAGCCGACTGCCTGCGGCACTGCCTGGGGCTGCGGCTGGGCGCCGCGCCCTCCGCCCACCGCGCCAGCCTGGCCGTCCGCCGGGACTTCGAGCGGAGGGAGCCCTACAACTACCTCCAGGTGGCCTTCTTCCAG CTGAAGAAGCTGGATCAGGCCGTGTCCGCCGCTCACACCTTCTTCGTCGCCAACCCCCAGCACCTCCAGATGCGGGAGGACATAGAGAAGTACCGGCGCATGTCGGGGGTGAAGTCGGACAGCTTCCGCGACCTGGAGGCCACGCCGCACTGG GAAGCCTATGAGGCTGGGGTGCAGCACTACAATGCAGATGAGTACCCGCAGGCTGTGTCCAGGCTGGAGGAGTCGCTCGCAGAGGCACTGTCAGCACTGGAAGAGTGTCGTGCTCTTTGTGAAGGTcctcgggaggaggaggaggaggaggaggaggagatgcaagCTGGCCTATACGAAGCCATTGCAG CCCATTATATTCAGGTTCTGAAGTGCAGACAGCAGTGCGTCCTTGAAATTGCCACAAAGCCGGGGCGGATTTCTGCCACGGAAGACTTCATACCCTCTCATCTTGATTTCCTGCAGTTTGCCTATGATCAAG CTGGGAACCAGGCACTGGCTGCTGAATGCGCTGCTTCCTACTTGCTCTTCTATCCCACGGATGAGCCAATGTTGGAGAAAATGAAGCAGTATCGCAGAGaactgggagaggacacagctgtcACAGCCAGAGAG AGCATTCAACATTATATGCAGAGATCTTTGATGGAGAAGAAGTTGATTTATTATGCAGTGGAGCATCTAGGGGAAACTTTTAATGACCCT GATCTTTGGACTCCAGATGAGCTGATTCCTGAAAACCTAAAGGAGAAATACAG AGAGGATCAGGAGAAGCAAAAGCAGGAAACTCTGGAtgtggaagagaaggagaagaggg GTCCTTTGCCTTTTGAGGGTATTGCGGTCACGATGGATTCCCAAAGGATGAATGGAACCCAGAGGGTTGTGTTCGACAGAGTGCTGACAGAGTCCGAGTGTAAAGACCTTCTCCGGCTGACAAAG gcagcagcagaagcaggagacGGCTACCGGGCACGACGGTCGCCTCACACCCCACATGAGAGATTTGAAGGGTTAACCGTTCTGAAGGCCATGCAG CTGGCCCAGAATGGGGACGTGGACTGGAGAGACGCCAGATTACTTCTGCGGGCCAGTGAGAAATCACGGAAAATCATAGAGTCCTACTTTACTCCTGGGAAGAAACTCCATTTCTCATTCACACACCTTGTGTGCCGCACAGCTGTTGATG AAGAACAGGAAGGTCGCATGGATCTTAGTCATCCTGTCCATGCTGATAATTGTCTCTTGGATCCTGAGGGGCAAGAGTGCTGGAGAGAACCACCTGCCTATGTCTACAGGGACTACAG TGGCATTCTCTACCTCAATGATGACTTCCAAGGTGGGAgccttttcttcactgaaatggaCACTGTCACTGTCACA GCTGAGGTGCGTCCTAAGTGTGGGAGGCTGGTAGCCTTCAGCTCTGGCAAGGAGAACCCCCACGGTGTGTGGGCAGTGAGCCGCGGAAGGCGCTGCGCCATTGCTCTCTGGTACACACATTCCCAGGAGCATGCTGAGCAG GAGCGGGTGAAGGCAGAGGAGCTGATGGAGCAGagggctgtggagcaggagcGGCCAAATGGAGAAGAGCATCAGGGGTCTGATCACAGTGGCAGATCCTCCTCAGAGCCTCCCATTCCCACCAGCGGAGCCAGGCCCACGAGCCGGAGCCGCAAGCCTGGCTCGGACAGGACGCAGCACCCCAAGGGGCTGCGAGCCAGAGATGAGTTCTGA
- the GNB3 gene encoding guanine nucleotide-binding protein G(I)/G(S)/G(T) subunit beta-3 isoform X2, translating to MGEMEQMKQEAEQLKKQIADARKACADTTLAQIVSGVEVVGRIQMRTRRTLRGHLAKIYAMHWSTDSKLLVSASQDGKLIVWDTYTTNKVHAIPLRSSWVMTCAYAPSGNFVACGGLDNMCSIYNLKTREGNVKVSRELSAHTGYLSCCRFLDDNNIVTSSGDTTALWDIETGQQKTVFLGHTGDCMSLAVSPDFKLFISGACDATAKLWDVREGSCRQTFSGHESDINAICFFPNGEAICTGSDDATCRLFDLRADQELIVYSHESIICGITSVAFSRSGRLLLAGYDDFNCNIWDSLKAERVGILSGHDNRVSCLGVTADGMAVATGSWDSFLKIWN from the exons ATGGGGGAAATGGAACAGATGAAGCAGGAGGCCGAGCAGCTGAAGAAGCAGATTGCG GACGCCCGGAAAGCCTGTGCAGACACAACACTTGCTCAG ATTGTGTCTGGAGTGGAGGTTGTTGGCCGCATCCAAATGCGGACCCGAAGGACCTTGCGTGGGCACCTGGCCAAGATCTATGCCATGCACTGGTCCACGGACTCCAA ACTTCTGGTCAGTGCCTCACAAGATGGGAAGCTGATTGTGTGGGACACGTACACAACTAACAAG GTCCATGCCATCCCTTTGCGTTCTTCCTGGGTCATGACCTGTGCCTATGCCCCCTCGGGAAATTTTGTGGCCTGTGGGGGCCTTGACAACATGTGCTCCATCTACAACCTCAAGACTCGTGAAGGCAACGTCAAAGTGAGCAGGGAGCTCTCAGCCCATACAG GTTACCTCTCCTGCTGTCGATTTCTTGATGACAACAATATTGTGACTAGCTCTGGAGATACCAC cGCACTCTGGGACATTGAAACAGGGCAGCAGAAGACTGTGTTCCTGGGTCACACCGGAGACTGTATGAGCTTGGCTGTTTCCCCAGACTTCAAGCTTTTCATCTCTGGGGCTTGCGATGCTACTGCCAAACTGTGGGACGTGCGGGAGGGCTCCTGCCGTCAGACCTTCTCAGGGCATGAGTCCGATATCAACGCCATCTGC TTCTTCCCTAATGGTGAAGCCATCTGCACTGGCTCAGATGATGCCACCTGCCGTCTCTTTGACCTCCGGGCAGACCAGGAGCTCATAGTGTACTCTCATGAGAGCATCATCTGCGGTATCACGTCGGTCGCCTTCTCCCGCAGTGGGCGCCTCTTGCTTGCTGGATATGATGACTTCAACTGCAACATCTGGGACTCCCTGAAAGCAGAGCGTGTGG GAATCCTTTCTGGCCATGACAACAGAGTGAGCTGCCTGGGGGTGACAGCAGACGGCATGG
- the GPR162 gene encoding putative G-protein coupled receptor 162: MGDSESESTLHNNSLWWLACGMLALLANSWIILSITAKQQKHKPLELLLCFLAGTHILMAAVPLTTYAVVQLRRESSDYDWNESICKVFVSTYYTLALATCFTVASLSYHRMWMVRWPVNYRLSNAKKQALHAVMGIWMVSFILSTLPSIGWHNNGERYYARGCQFIVSKIGLGFGVCFSLLLLGGIVMGLVCVGITFYQTLWAHRRRQQCRHQRAEEASSCSSSAHATFNVPAIVVEDVRGKRRSSLDGSESAKTSLQMTNLISAIVFLYDTLTGVPILVVSFFSLRYDTAPTWMVLAVLWCSMVQTLLLPSFIWSCERYRADLRTVWEQCVAIMSEEDGDDDGVCDDYGDGRICKVRFDANGAAAVKRDSRDIKLLPMHHMLVPQDKVHYLQVPISRRMSHDETNIFSAHRSAPSFLHKWSSSDDIRISTPRKSGGPIFLPPQLHDYQHRRRPPEDELTTLRQFLEGGLMPRGSSSSACFFRDEITTFIDETPQPTPACSPRHSRLPLASRRDRRLSLGSREEENADRPRRCSLAGSEAWHLQDGEQSPRERTLEACEAETFQDPKL, encoded by the exons ATGGGGGACTCTGAATCGGAGTCCACCTTGCACAACAACTCGCTGTGGTGGCTGGCGTGTGGGATGTTAGCCCTGTTGGCCAACTCCTGGATTATCCTCAGCATCACGGCCAAACAACAGAAACACAAGCCCCTGGAGCTGCTGCTATGCTTCCTTGCTGGGACCCACATCCTCATGGCCGCCGTACCCCTCACCACCTATGCCGTGGTGCAGCTGCGGCGTGAGTCCTCTGACTACGACTGGAATGAAAGCATCTGCAAGGTCTTTGTCTCCACATACTACACCCTGGCGCTGGCCACCTGCTTCACAGTGGCCTCCCTTTCCTACCACCGCATGTGGATGGTGAGATGGCCAGTCAACTACCGGCTGAGCAACGCCAAGAAGCAAGCTCTGCACGCAGTCATGGGTATCTGGATGGTATCATTCATCCTCTCCACCCTGCCCTCCATCGGCTGGCACAACAACGGCGAGCGCTACTATGCCCGTGGCTGCCAGTTCATTGTCAGCAAGATAGGGCTGGGCTTCGGTGTCTGCTTCAGCCTCCTGCTGCTCGGAGGAATCGTCATGGGCTTGGTGTGCGTGGGCATCACTTTCTACCAGACCCTGTGGGCACACAGAAGACGCCAGCAGTGCCGCCATCAGAGGGCAGAGGAAGCGTCATCCTGCTCTTCATCAGCACACGCCACTTTCAACGTGCCGGCCATCGTAGTGGAGGACGTACGAGGCAAAAGGAGGTCTTCACTGGACGGCTCCGAGTCAGCCAAGACCTCCTTGCAGATGACCAACCTCATCAGCGCTATTGTCTTCCTGTATGACACACTCACTGGGGTGCCTATCTTG GTCGTGAGCTTTTTCAGCCTGCGCTATGACACGGCGCCCACCTGGATGGTCCTGGCTGTGCTCTGGTGCTCCATGGTGCAGACTCTGCTGCTCCCCTCCTTCATCTGGTCCTGCGAGCGCTACCGAGCAGATCTGCGCACTGTGTGGGAGCAGTGTGTGGCCATCATGTCTGAGGAAGACGGAGATGACG ATGGTGTGTGCGACGATTACGGCGATGGCAGGATCTGCAAAGTGAGATTTGATGCAAACGGTGCTGCAGCTGTGAAGCGGGACTCGCGGGACATCAAGCTGCTACCCATGCACCACATGTTGGTGCCCCAGGACAAGGTGCACTACCTGCAG GTCCCTATCTCCCGGAGAATGTCACATGATGAGACTAACATCTTCTCCGCCCACCGGTCCGCTCCGTCCTTCCTGCACAAGTGGTCTTCATCTGACGACATCCGCATTTCCACCCCCCGCAAGTCTGGAGGCCCCATCTTCTTGCCTCCTCAGCTGCATGACTACCAGCACCGCCGGCGGCCCCCAGAAGACGAGCTGACGACCCTACGGCAGTTTTTGGAGGGGGGGCTGATGCCCCGGGGCTCCAGCTCCAGCGCCTGCTTCTTCCGAGATGAGATCACCACGTTCATCGACGAGACGCCACAGcccaccccagcctgcagcccacGGCACTCCCGTCTCCCGCTCGCATCGCGCCGCGATCGCCGCCTCTCCCTcggcagcagagaggaggagaacGCCGACCGGCCACGGCGCTGCTCCCTGGCTGGCAGTGAAGCCTGGCATCTGCAGGATGGGGAGCAGTCACCACGTGAACGGACCCTTGAGGCCTGTGAGGCAGAGACCTTCCAGGATCCCAAACTATGA
- the P3H3 gene encoding prolyl 3-hydroxylase 3 isoform X1, with protein sequence MASLRCLCLLLAAAAATSPGRLVPYDLLYADGVRAYFARDWGRAAELLQRALQSYAGLRAALRACRSACRREAAFLGPPGAGRWESALFGRVLQRADCLRHCLGLRLGAAPSAHRASLAVRRDFERREPYNYLQVAFFQLKKLDQAVSAAHTFFVANPQHLQMREDIEKYRRMSGVKSDSFRDLEATPHWEAYEAGVQHYNADEYPQAVSRLEESLAEALSALEECRALCEGPREEEEEEEEEMQAGLYEAIAAHYIQVLKCRQQCVLEIATKPGRISATEDFIPSHLDFLQFAYDQAGNQALAAECAASYLLFYPTDEPMLEKMKQYRRELGEDTAVTARESIQHYMQRSLMEKKLIYYAVEHLGETFNDPDLWTPDELIPENLKEKYREDQEKQKQETLDVEEKEKRGPLPFEGIAVTMDSQRMNGTQRVVFDRVLTESECKDLLRLTKAAAEAGDGYRARRSPHTPHERFEGLTVLKAMQLAQNGDVDWRDARLLLRASEKSRKIIESYFTPGKKLHFSFTHLVCRTAVDEQEGRMDLSHPVHADNCLLDPEGQECWREPPAYVYRDYSGILYLNDDFQGGSLFFTEMDTVTVTAEVRPKCGRLVAFSSGKENPHGVWAVSRGRRCAIALWYTHSQEHAEQERVKAEELMEQRAVEQERPNGEEHQGSDHSGRSSSEPPIPTSGARPTSRSRKPGSDRTQHPKGLRARDEF encoded by the exons ATGGCCTCCCTGCgctgcctctgcctgctcctcgccgcggccgccgccacgTCGCCGGGCCGCCTGGTCCCCTACGACCTGCTGTACGCGGACGGGGTGCGGGCGTACTTCGCGCGGGACTGGGGGCGGGCGGCCGAGCTGCTGCAGCGCGCCCTGCAGAGCtacgcggggctgcgggcggctctCCGCGCCTGCCGCTCCGCCTGCCGCCGGGAGGCCGCCTTCCtcggcccgccgggggccgggcgctgggagTCCGCGCTCTTCGGCCGGGTGCTGCAGCGAGCCGACTGCCTGCGGCACTGCCTGGGGCTGCGGCTGGGCGCCGCGCCCTCCGCCCACCGCGCCAGCCTGGCCGTCCGCCGGGACTTCGAGCGGAGGGAGCCCTACAACTACCTCCAGGTGGCCTTCTTCCAG CTGAAGAAGCTGGATCAGGCCGTGTCCGCCGCTCACACCTTCTTCGTCGCCAACCCCCAGCACCTCCAGATGCGGGAGGACATAGAGAAGTACCGGCGCATGTCGGGGGTGAAGTCGGACAGCTTCCGCGACCTGGAGGCCACGCCGCACTGG GAAGCCTATGAGGCTGGGGTGCAGCACTACAATGCAGATGAGTACCCGCAGGCTGTGTCCAGGCTGGAGGAGTCGCTCGCAGAGGCACTGTCAGCACTGGAAGAGTGTCGTGCTCTTTGTGAAGGTcctcgggaggaggaggaggaggaggaggaggagatgcaagCTGGCCTATACGAAGCCATTGCAG CCCATTATATTCAGGTTCTGAAGTGCAGACAGCAGTGCGTCCTTGAAATTGCCACAAAGCCGGGGCGGATTTCTGCCACGGAAGACTTCATACCCTCTCATCTTGATTTCCTGCAGTTTGCCTATGATCAAG CTGGGAACCAGGCACTGGCTGCTGAATGCGCTGCTTCCTACTTGCTCTTCTATCCCACGGATGAGCCAATGTTGGAGAAAATGAAGCAGTATCGCAGAGaactgggagaggacacagctgtcACAGCCAGAGAG AGCATTCAACATTATATGCAGAGATCTTTGATGGAGAAGAAGTTGATTTATTATGCAGTGGAGCATCTAGGGGAAACTTTTAATGACCCT GATCTTTGGACTCCAGATGAGCTGATTCCTGAAAACCTAAAGGAGAAATACAG AGAGGATCAGGAGAAGCAAAAGCAGGAAACTCTGGAtgtggaagagaaggagaagaggg GTCCTTTGCCTTTTGAGGGTATTGCGGTCACGATGGATTCCCAAAGGATGAATGGAACCCAGAGGGTTGTGTTCGACAGAGTGCTGACAGAGTCCGAGTGTAAAGACCTTCTCCGGCTGACAAAG gcagcagcagaagcaggagacGGCTACCGGGCACGACGGTCGCCTCACACCCCACATGAGAGATTTGAAGGGTTAACCGTTCTGAAGGCCATGCAG CTGGCCCAGAATGGGGACGTGGACTGGAGAGACGCCAGATTACTTCTGCGGGCCAGTGAGAAATCACGGAAAATCATAGAGTCCTACTTTACTCCTGGGAAGAAACTCCATTTCTCATTCACACACCTTGTGTGCCGCACAGCTGTTGATG AACAGGAAGGTCGCATGGATCTTAGTCATCCTGTCCATGCTGATAATTGTCTCTTGGATCCTGAGGGGCAAGAGTGCTGGAGAGAACCACCTGCCTATGTCTACAGGGACTACAG TGGCATTCTCTACCTCAATGATGACTTCCAAGGTGGGAgccttttcttcactgaaatggaCACTGTCACTGTCACA GCTGAGGTGCGTCCTAAGTGTGGGAGGCTGGTAGCCTTCAGCTCTGGCAAGGAGAACCCCCACGGTGTGTGGGCAGTGAGCCGCGGAAGGCGCTGCGCCATTGCTCTCTGGTACACACATTCCCAGGAGCATGCTGAGCAG GAGCGGGTGAAGGCAGAGGAGCTGATGGAGCAGagggctgtggagcaggagcGGCCAAATGGAGAAGAGCATCAGGGGTCTGATCACAGTGGCAGATCCTCCTCAGAGCCTCCCATTCCCACCAGCGGAGCCAGGCCCACGAGCCGGAGCCGCAAGCCTGGCTCGGACAGGACGCAGCACCCCAAGGGGCTGCGAGCCAGAGATGAGTTCTGA
- the GNB3 gene encoding guanine nucleotide-binding protein G(I)/G(S)/G(T) subunit beta-3 isoform X1 has translation MGEMEQMKQEAEQLKKQIADARKACADTTLAQIVSGVEVVGRIQMRTRRTLRGHLAKIYAMHWSTDSKLLVSASQDGKLIVWDTYTTNKVHAIPLRSSWVMTCAYAPSGNFVACGGLDNMCSIYNLKTREGNVKVSRELSAHTGYLSCCRFLDDNNIVTSSGDTTCALWDIETGQQKTVFLGHTGDCMSLAVSPDFKLFISGACDATAKLWDVREGSCRQTFSGHESDINAICFFPNGEAICTGSDDATCRLFDLRADQELIVYSHESIICGITSVAFSRSGRLLLAGYDDFNCNIWDSLKAERVGILSGHDNRVSCLGVTADGMAVATGSWDSFLKIWN, from the exons ATGGGGGAAATGGAACAGATGAAGCAGGAGGCCGAGCAGCTGAAGAAGCAGATTGCG GACGCCCGGAAAGCCTGTGCAGACACAACACTTGCTCAG ATTGTGTCTGGAGTGGAGGTTGTTGGCCGCATCCAAATGCGGACCCGAAGGACCTTGCGTGGGCACCTGGCCAAGATCTATGCCATGCACTGGTCCACGGACTCCAA ACTTCTGGTCAGTGCCTCACAAGATGGGAAGCTGATTGTGTGGGACACGTACACAACTAACAAG GTCCATGCCATCCCTTTGCGTTCTTCCTGGGTCATGACCTGTGCCTATGCCCCCTCGGGAAATTTTGTGGCCTGTGGGGGCCTTGACAACATGTGCTCCATCTACAACCTCAAGACTCGTGAAGGCAACGTCAAAGTGAGCAGGGAGCTCTCAGCCCATACAG GTTACCTCTCCTGCTGTCGATTTCTTGATGACAACAATATTGTGACTAGCTCTGGAGATACCACGTG cGCACTCTGGGACATTGAAACAGGGCAGCAGAAGACTGTGTTCCTGGGTCACACCGGAGACTGTATGAGCTTGGCTGTTTCCCCAGACTTCAAGCTTTTCATCTCTGGGGCTTGCGATGCTACTGCCAAACTGTGGGACGTGCGGGAGGGCTCCTGCCGTCAGACCTTCTCAGGGCATGAGTCCGATATCAACGCCATCTGC TTCTTCCCTAATGGTGAAGCCATCTGCACTGGCTCAGATGATGCCACCTGCCGTCTCTTTGACCTCCGGGCAGACCAGGAGCTCATAGTGTACTCTCATGAGAGCATCATCTGCGGTATCACGTCGGTCGCCTTCTCCCGCAGTGGGCGCCTCTTGCTTGCTGGATATGATGACTTCAACTGCAACATCTGGGACTCCCTGAAAGCAGAGCGTGTGG GAATCCTTTCTGGCCATGACAACAGAGTGAGCTGCCTGGGGGTGACAGCAGACGGCATGG